The proteins below are encoded in one region of Rhododendron vialii isolate Sample 1 chromosome 7a, ASM3025357v1:
- the LOC131334080 gene encoding uncharacterized protein LOC131334080 encodes MPLSLLSIRTCTGVGVRDGDKRLTKSILFHQLVLIAMSRRRAATLEDPIEHGRMREPPRTWYPIGNNLNSSSQGETRSLSDGSSSEVGNFSTQTRGRGPSLMNASWSTGNNPIKIVLNDRGQPVMPEASSLATNLGVLARDGSLLPLHYTDWRYVPAHYKKRVWEEIKAHTDANDSMERWFMQSLGRKWQGWKCEAKKQGYTPYNNDADRIAHRPSRVTEEQWWCLMYYWNDRDIKENSINNKGYKSQQKLLHTSGRTPHYFLAKGLIDKNCLFYFIVLHSIFLT; translated from the exons ATGCCTCTCTCGCTGCTCTCTATTAG GACGTGCACTGGCGTCGGAGTCAGAGACGGTGACAAGAGGCTTACTAAATCGATTTTGTTTCATCAATTAGTTctg attgcAATGTCACGTAGACGTGCTGCTACATTAGAGGATCCTATTGAGCATGGGAGGATGCGTGAGCCACCACGTACATGGTATCCGATTGGCAACAACCTCAACTCGTCCTCCCAAGGCGAGACTAGATCACTTTCAGATGGCTCATCATCGGAAGTTG GTAACTTTTCAACGCAAACCCGAGGGAGAGGTCCCTCATTGATGAATGCATCATGGAGTACGGGTAATAACCCAATAAAGATTGTACTAAATGATAGGGGACAACCTGTAATGCCTGAAGCATCTTCTCTTGCCACTAATTTGGGGGTGTTGGCGAGGGATGGTTCCCTTCTACCATTGCACTATACGGATTGGCGATACGTCCCTGCGCACTATAAAAAGAGAGTATGGGAAGAAATCAAG GCTCATACAGATGCAAATGATTCTATGGAGAGGTGGTTCATGCAATCTCTTGGAAGGAAATGGCAAGGATGGAAATGTGAAGCAAAAAAACAAGGATACACGCCATATAATAATGATGCAGACAGAATAGCTCATAGGCCTAGTAGAGTTACGGAGGAGCAGTGGTGGTGTCTGATGTATTATTGGAATGATAGAGATATAAAG gAGAATAGTATAAACAACAAGGGTTACAAGTCCCAACAAAAATTACTACACACAAGTGGGCGGAcaccacattattttttagcaaaaGGTTTGATAGataaaaattgtttattttattttatcgtACTTCACAGCATTTTTTTGACATGA
- the LOC131334081 gene encoding uncharacterized protein LOC131334081, which yields MLKAKTNSYSSARDMNPQEGDVTYYGRITDMVELYYTHDHKHVLFNCDWIDNNRGLVPNDEFGFTLVNFNCLLYTIEHASNEPFILASQAQQVFYVQDPAKEDWSIVIKMKPRDLFEICEVGDGHIADIEVDGIYQQQEDYTTLHDEDNVWIRDDLPGLTLNDDVNM from the coding sequence ATGTTGAAGGCAAAGACTAATAGTTATTCAAGCGCTAGAGATATGAATCCTCAAGAAGGAGATGTCACATATTACGGAAGGATCACAGACATGGTGGAGTTGTATTATACACATGACCACAAACATGTGTTATTCAACTGTGATTGGATAGATAACAATCGGGGTTTAGTACCGAATGATGAATTTGGCTTCACACTTGTCAATTTCAATTGTTTGCTCTATACAATAGAACATGCCTCCAACGAACCATTTATACTAGCATCTCAAGCTCAACAAGTTTTTTATGTGCAAGATCCGGCCAAAGAAGATTGGAGCATTGTAATCAAAATGAAACCTAGAGACTTGTTTGAAATTTGTGAAGTTGGGGATGGTCACATAGCCGACATTGAAGTTGATGGAATCTATCAACAACAAGAAGATTATACTACATTGCATGATGAGGATAACGTGTGGATTAGGGATGATTTACCTGGCCTAACACTAAATGATGATGTCAATATGTAG